A single Streptomyces sp. 2114.4 DNA region contains:
- a CDS encoding methylmalonyl-CoA mutase encodes MAHESGSERYNESGLPIEPVYGPGALDGWDPERSLGAPGSYPFTRGVYPSMYTGRPWTMRQYAGFGTARESNARYRQLIAHGTTGLSVAFDLPTQMGHDSDTPIASGEVGKVGVAIDSVEDMRVLFGGIPLDKVSTSMTINAPAALLLLLYQLVGEEEGVTADRLNGTVQNDVLKEYIARGTYIFPPEPSLRLTADIFRYCRAEIPRWNTISISGYHMAEAGASPAQEIAFTLANGIAYVRTAVAAGMDVDDFAPRLSFFFVARTTLLEEVAKFRAARRIWARVMREEFGAKNPKSLMLRFHTQTAGVQLTAQQPEVNLARVTLQGLAAVLGGTQSLHTNSFDEAIALPTDKAARLALRTQQVLAYETDVTATVDPFAGSYAVESMTDDVEEAAVALMRRVEDMGGAVAAIERGFQKEEIERNAYRLAQETDAGERVVVGVNRFQLDEEEPYQPLRVDPAIEAQQVERLAVLRDRRNARAVSAALDDLRKAAEGTDNVLYPLREALRARATVGEVCEALRGVWGTYVPTDAF; translated from the coding sequence ATGGCGCACGAGTCGGGCAGTGAGCGGTACAACGAGAGCGGCCTGCCGATCGAGCCGGTGTACGGGCCCGGGGCGCTGGACGGCTGGGACCCGGAGCGCAGCCTCGGCGCGCCCGGCAGCTACCCCTTCACCCGTGGCGTGTATCCGTCGATGTACACCGGGCGGCCCTGGACGATGCGGCAGTACGCCGGCTTCGGCACCGCGCGCGAGTCCAACGCCCGCTACCGGCAGCTGATCGCCCACGGCACCACGGGCCTGTCGGTCGCCTTCGACCTGCCGACGCAGATGGGCCACGACTCGGACACCCCGATCGCCTCGGGCGAGGTGGGCAAGGTCGGTGTGGCCATCGACTCCGTCGAGGACATGCGGGTGCTGTTCGGCGGTATCCCGCTGGACAAGGTGTCGACGTCGATGACGATCAACGCGCCCGCCGCGCTGCTGCTGCTCCTCTACCAACTGGTGGGGGAGGAGGAAGGAGTGACGGCGGACCGGCTGAACGGGACCGTGCAGAACGACGTCCTCAAGGAGTACATCGCCCGGGGCACCTACATCTTCCCGCCGGAGCCCTCCCTGCGGCTGACCGCGGACATCTTCCGCTACTGCCGCGCCGAGATCCCCCGGTGGAACACCATCTCCATCTCCGGCTACCACATGGCCGAGGCGGGCGCCTCGCCCGCGCAGGAGATCGCCTTCACCCTCGCCAACGGCATCGCCTATGTGCGGACCGCCGTGGCCGCCGGGATGGACGTCGACGACTTCGCGCCGCGGCTCTCCTTCTTCTTCGTCGCCCGTACGACGCTGCTGGAGGAGGTCGCCAAGTTCCGGGCCGCGCGCAGGATCTGGGCGCGGGTGATGCGGGAGGAGTTCGGCGCGAAGAACCCCAAGTCGCTGATGCTGCGGTTCCACACCCAGACGGCGGGGGTGCAGCTCACCGCCCAGCAGCCGGAGGTGAACCTCGCCCGGGTCACCCTCCAGGGACTCGCCGCCGTGCTCGGCGGCACCCAGTCGCTGCACACCAATTCCTTCGACGAGGCCATCGCCCTGCCCACGGACAAGGCGGCCCGGCTCGCGCTGCGCACCCAGCAGGTGCTCGCCTACGAGACCGATGTGACCGCCACCGTCGACCCGTTCGCCGGTTCCTACGCCGTCGAGTCGATGACGGACGACGTGGAGGAGGCGGCCGTCGCGCTGATGCGCAGGGTGGAGGACATGGGCGGTGCGGTGGCCGCCATCGAGCGGGGTTTCCAGAAGGAGGAGATCGAGCGCAACGCCTACCGCCTTGCGCAGGAGACGGACGCCGGCGAGCGGGTCGTGGTCGGCGTCAACCGCTTCCAGCTGGACGAGGAGGAACCGTACCAGCCGCTGCGCGTCGACCCGGCGATCGAGGCCCAGCAGGTCGAACGGCTCGCCGTGCTCCGGGACCGCCGCAATGCCCGTGCCGTCTCGGCCGCCCTCGACGACCTCCGCAAGGCCGCCGAGGGCACCGACAACGTCCTCTACCCCCTGCGCGAGGCACTGCGGGCGAGGGCGACGGTGGGCGAGGTGTGCGAGGCGCTGCGGGGGGTGTGGGGGACTTATGTGCCGACTGATGCGTTCTGA
- a CDS encoding FadR/GntR family transcriptional regulator — protein MENEGKGLHARVLESLGPAITAGDYPPGTVLRTDELEQRFDVSRTVIREAIRVLESMQLVASRRRVGVTVRPTEEWNVYDPRVIGWRLAGRDRPRQLRSLTVLRSAIEPVAAGLAARHATPAQCAELTEHAMGMVATSRGQQLDAYLVHDTAFHRVILTASGNEMFARLGDVVAAVLTGRTQHHVMFTDPDPAAVTLHVQVAEAVRTGDAARAESLTREITTGAMAELDVLAP, from the coding sequence ATGGAAAACGAGGGGAAGGGACTGCACGCCCGTGTACTGGAGTCCCTGGGGCCCGCGATCACCGCGGGCGACTACCCTCCGGGCACGGTGTTGCGCACGGACGAGCTGGAGCAGCGCTTCGACGTCTCCCGCACGGTCATCCGCGAGGCGATCCGGGTACTGGAATCCATGCAGCTGGTCGCCTCCCGGCGCCGGGTCGGGGTGACCGTCCGGCCCACCGAGGAGTGGAACGTCTACGACCCGCGGGTGATCGGCTGGCGGCTGGCCGGCCGCGACCGCCCCCGGCAGCTGCGCTCGCTGACCGTGCTGCGCTCGGCGATCGAACCGGTCGCCGCGGGCCTCGCCGCCCGGCACGCCACCCCCGCGCAGTGCGCCGAACTCACCGAACACGCCATGGGCATGGTCGCCACCTCACGCGGCCAGCAGCTCGACGCCTACCTCGTCCACGACACGGCCTTCCACCGGGTCATCCTGACCGCCTCCGGCAACGAGATGTTCGCCCGGCTCGGCGACGTGGTCGCCGCCGTCCTGACCGGCCGCACCCAGCACCATGTGATGTTCACCGACCCCGACCCGGCCGCGGTCACCCTCCATGTCCAGGTAGCCGAGGCGGTACGCACCGGCGACGCGGCACGAGCGGAGTCCCTGACCCGCGAGATCACCACGGGCGCCATGGCCGAACTGGACGTGCTGGCACCGTAG
- a CDS encoding gluconokinase, with product MSTPDVIVVMGVAGTGKTTIGPLVATGLGVPYAEGDDFHPPANIAKMSAGIPLDDADRGPWLDAIGAWAHERAGHGGVVSSSALKRAYRDRLRAAAPGVVFLHLTGDRALIEERMAGRRGHFMPAALLDSQFATLEPLGRDEAGVAVDVSGSPERIAGRAVAALRAMTAPAG from the coding sequence ATGAGCACCCCCGACGTGATCGTCGTGATGGGCGTGGCCGGCACCGGCAAGACCACCATCGGCCCGCTGGTGGCCACCGGACTGGGCGTCCCGTATGCCGAGGGTGACGACTTCCATCCGCCGGCCAACATCGCCAAGATGTCGGCCGGTATCCCGCTGGACGACGCCGACCGCGGCCCGTGGCTGGACGCCATCGGCGCCTGGGCGCACGAGCGGGCCGGGCACGGGGGCGTCGTCAGCAGCTCCGCGCTCAAGCGCGCCTACCGTGACCGGCTGCGCGCCGCCGCCCCCGGAGTCGTCTTCCTGCACCTCACCGGGGACCGCGCGCTGATCGAAGAGCGGATGGCCGGGCGCCGGGGCCACTTCATGCCGGCCGCGCTGCTGGACTCCCAGTTCGCCACGCTCGAACCGCTCGGGCGCGACGAGGCGGGCGTCGCCGTGGATGTGTCCGGCAGCCCGGAGCGGATCGCCGGGCGCGCGGTGGCCGCACTGCGTGCGATGACCGCGCCGGCCGGATAG
- a CDS encoding gluconate:H+ symporter: MTHLSVEMLAADATEPITSAGHAQLGIAVLAGIAVIVLLITKFKLHAFLSLIIGSLVLGAVAGAPLDKAITSFSTGLGTTVAGTGVLIALGAVLGRLLADSGGADQIVDTILARAGRRAMPWAMVLIAGIVGLPIFFEVGIVLLIPVVLLVAKRGNFSLMRIGIPALAGLSVMHGLIPPHPGPLAAIDAVKANLGITLALGVVVAIPTAIIAGPVFSRYAARWVDIQPPEKMVPERAGDDLEKRPGFGITVATVLLPVVMMLAKALVDIVVDDPEHTVQRVFDVVGSPLIALLTAVLVAMFTLGRAAGFTRGRIAGTVEKSLGPIAGVVLIVGAGGGFKQTLVDAGVGQMILDVSKGWHISALLLAWLIAVAIRLATGSATVATISAAGLAGPLAADMSTTHAALLVLAIGCGSLFFSHVNDAGFWLVKEYFGMSVGQTLKTWSVMETLISVVGIGCVLLLSLVL, from the coding sequence GTGACACATCTCAGCGTCGAGATGCTCGCAGCGGATGCGACCGAGCCGATCACCTCGGCCGGTCACGCACAGCTGGGCATCGCCGTTCTGGCCGGCATAGCCGTCATCGTCCTGCTCATCACCAAGTTCAAGCTGCACGCCTTTCTGTCGCTGATCATCGGTTCGCTGGTGCTCGGCGCGGTGGCCGGCGCCCCGCTGGACAAGGCCATCACCAGCTTCTCGACGGGGCTGGGCACGACGGTCGCGGGCACCGGCGTGCTGATCGCGCTCGGTGCCGTCCTCGGGCGGCTGCTCGCCGACTCGGGCGGCGCGGACCAGATCGTCGACACGATCCTGGCGAGGGCGGGCCGGAGAGCGATGCCCTGGGCGATGGTGCTGATCGCCGGGATCGTGGGGCTGCCGATCTTCTTCGAGGTCGGCATCGTGCTGCTGATCCCGGTGGTGCTGCTGGTCGCCAAGCGCGGCAACTTCTCGCTGATGCGGATCGGCATCCCCGCGCTGGCCGGACTGTCCGTCATGCACGGGCTGATACCGCCGCACCCCGGCCCGCTCGCCGCGATCGACGCCGTCAAGGCCAACCTCGGCATCACCCTCGCGCTCGGTGTGGTCGTCGCCATTCCTACGGCGATCATCGCGGGCCCGGTCTTCTCCCGTTACGCGGCCCGCTGGGTGGACATCCAACCGCCGGAGAAGATGGTTCCCGAGCGCGCCGGTGACGACCTGGAGAAGCGGCCCGGCTTCGGGATCACCGTGGCCACCGTGCTGCTGCCGGTGGTGATGATGCTGGCCAAGGCGCTGGTGGACATCGTCGTCGACGATCCGGAGCACACGGTCCAGAGGGTCTTCGACGTCGTCGGATCCCCGCTGATCGCGCTGCTGACCGCCGTCCTCGTGGCGATGTTCACGCTGGGCCGGGCGGCCGGGTTCACCCGCGGCCGGATCGCCGGCACCGTCGAGAAGTCGCTCGGCCCGATCGCCGGGGTGGTGCTGATCGTGGGGGCGGGCGGCGGCTTCAAGCAGACGCTGGTGGACGCCGGTGTCGGCCAGATGATCCTGGACGTCTCCAAGGGCTGGCACATCTCCGCCCTGCTGCTGGCCTGGCTGATCGCGGTCGCCATCCGGCTGGCGACCGGCTCCGCGACGGTGGCCACCATCTCCGCCGCCGGCCTGGCCGGCCCGCTCGCCGCGGACATGAGCACCACCCATGCCGCGCTGCTGGTGCTGGCCATCGGGTGCGGCTCGCTGTTCTTCAGCCATGTCAACGACGCCGGATTCTGGCTGGTCAAGGAGTACTTCGGGATGAGCGTCGGCCAGACGCTGAAGACCTGGTCGGTGATGGAGACGCTGATCTCGGTCGTCGGGATCGGGTGCGTCCTGCTGCTGTCGCTGGTGCTGTAA
- a CDS encoding FAD-dependent monooxygenase gives MELNNVKDSAGTADTLPATVDVLITGGGPTGIALGIDLARRGVRALIVERQDHLSPGARGTGLQPRSQEVYEDLGLLEAVREVGGLYPPTALWENGRITEIHEMIERVDPTPDAPHSNTLMVPQFRNLEVLHARLTELGGSLLFGTELTEFTQDADQVTARLRRTDGTEHTVRAAYLVAADGGRSTVRRALGTAMSGPDLEPGVALLADVRIDGLDRDHWHRWILPTGGFLALLPLTGTDLFQTVIAGPGGTPDTSSETVRALLSEHTHLAAEQIRDVVWTSLFRPRAGMADSYREGRVFLAGDAAHVHSPAGGQGLNTSVQDAYNLGWKLGLVLRHGAPDALLDSYGTERRPIAAHILETSTRLHRSGTLRRGRDLHQLGIGYPDSPLSRELRTDLAAGVPVAGDRAPDAPCRTADGRPTRLFDAFQGPHFTLLVLGGAALDATALPADPALLRIVRVDGPDADLLDADGHVRDAYGSGPAVLLVRPDGYLALGAPDGDATARVSAALADLLGTAALQPAG, from the coding sequence ATGGAACTTAACAACGTTAAGGACAGCGCCGGCACGGCGGACACCCTTCCCGCGACCGTCGACGTACTGATCACCGGCGGGGGCCCGACCGGCATCGCGCTCGGCATCGACCTCGCCCGGCGCGGCGTGCGCGCCCTGATCGTCGAGCGGCAGGACCACCTCTCCCCCGGCGCCCGCGGCACGGGTCTCCAGCCGCGCAGCCAGGAGGTCTACGAAGACCTCGGCCTGCTGGAGGCGGTCCGCGAGGTCGGCGGCCTCTACCCGCCGACCGCCCTGTGGGAGAACGGCCGGATCACCGAGATCCACGAGATGATCGAGCGGGTCGACCCCACGCCCGACGCGCCCCACTCGAACACGCTGATGGTCCCGCAGTTCCGCAACCTCGAGGTGCTCCACGCACGGCTGACGGAGCTGGGCGGCAGCCTGCTCTTCGGCACCGAACTCACCGAGTTCACCCAGGACGCCGACCAGGTGACAGCCCGTCTGCGGCGGACGGACGGCACGGAGCACACCGTGCGGGCCGCCTATCTGGTCGCCGCCGACGGCGGGCGCAGCACCGTGCGCCGGGCACTGGGCACCGCGATGAGCGGCCCGGACCTGGAGCCCGGTGTCGCCCTCCTCGCCGATGTGCGGATCGACGGCCTCGACCGGGACCACTGGCATCGCTGGATACTGCCGACCGGTGGCTTCCTCGCCCTGCTCCCGCTCACCGGCACCGACCTCTTCCAGACCGTGATCGCGGGCCCCGGCGGAACCCCGGACACCTCTTCGGAGACCGTCCGCGCGCTGCTCTCGGAGCACACCCATCTGGCGGCCGAGCAGATCCGCGACGTGGTCTGGACCTCGCTCTTCCGCCCCCGCGCCGGCATGGCCGACAGCTACCGCGAGGGCCGGGTCTTCCTCGCCGGCGACGCCGCGCACGTGCACTCCCCGGCGGGCGGCCAGGGCCTGAACACCAGCGTGCAGGACGCCTACAACCTCGGTTGGAAGCTCGGCCTGGTGCTGCGTCACGGCGCCCCCGACGCCCTGCTCGACAGCTACGGCACCGAGCGCCGGCCGATCGCCGCCCACATCCTCGAGACCAGCACCCGGCTGCACCGCTCGGGCACCCTGCGCCGCGGCCGGGATCTGCACCAGCTCGGCATCGGCTACCCCGACAGCCCGCTGTCGCGGGAACTGCGCACGGACCTCGCGGCGGGTGTGCCGGTCGCCGGTGACCGGGCCCCCGACGCCCCCTGCCGCACCGCCGACGGCCGGCCCACCCGGCTCTTCGACGCCTTCCAGGGACCGCACTTCACCCTGCTCGTCCTGGGCGGCGCCGCGCTGGACGCGACCGCGCTGCCCGCCGACCCCGCCCTGCTGCGGATCGTCCGCGTCGACGGCCCGGACGCCGACCTGCTCGACGCCGACGGCCATGTCCGCGACGCCTACGGCAGCGGCCCGGCCGTCCTCCTGGTCCGCCCCGACGGCTACCTCGCCCTCGGCGCCCCGGACGGGGACGCCACGGCCCGGGTGTCCGCCGCCCTGGCGGACCTCCTCGGCACGGCCGCCCTCCAGCCGGCCGGATGA
- a CDS encoding TetR/AcrR family transcriptional regulator C-terminal domain-containing protein, protein MVSRIDRKQVVDTALRLLNEVGLDGLTLRGIAKELNVQAPALYWHFKNKQELLDEMATEMFRRMFGSLEGGGSGGSGAGPQGGTWQEMLLDGCRTMRHALLGYRDGGKVFSGTRMTDDSAAGPLNSLMSCFTEAGFTLKEAARAWWTAYNYTVGQVIEEQSVHPVPGRRDARDPVYDQGDRERRLGPDYPLAALAGEEMFGDLEQGYEAGLRIIVAGIEATLGPDAAG, encoded by the coding sequence ATGGTTTCGCGCATCGACCGGAAGCAGGTCGTGGACACCGCCCTGCGGCTGCTGAACGAGGTAGGCCTCGACGGGCTCACCCTGCGGGGCATCGCCAAGGAGCTGAACGTCCAGGCCCCCGCGCTGTACTGGCACTTCAAGAACAAGCAGGAACTGCTGGACGAGATGGCCACCGAGATGTTCCGGCGGATGTTCGGGAGCCTGGAGGGGGGCGGGTCCGGCGGGTCCGGCGCGGGCCCGCAGGGCGGCACCTGGCAGGAAATGCTTCTCGACGGCTGCCGGACGATGCGCCACGCACTGCTCGGCTACCGCGACGGCGGCAAGGTCTTCAGCGGTACGCGGATGACCGACGACAGCGCCGCCGGGCCGCTCAACTCCTTGATGTCCTGCTTCACGGAGGCGGGCTTCACCCTGAAAGAGGCGGCGCGGGCCTGGTGGACCGCCTACAACTACACCGTGGGCCAGGTGATCGAGGAGCAGTCGGTCCATCCGGTGCCCGGCCGGCGGGACGCCCGTGACCCGGTCTACGACCAGGGTGACCGCGAGCGGCGGCTCGGACCGGACTATCCGCTCGCGGCGCTGGCCGGCGAGGAGATGTTCGGCGATCTGGAGCAGGGCTACGAGGCCGGGCTGCGGATCATCGTCGCCGGCATCGAGGCCACTCTGGGCCCGGACGCGGCGGGCTGA
- a CDS encoding acyltransferase codes for MTTPPLTTGAPPPGAPDLVTTAPQAPIRGRSAEVPPARAAGGGPSRLRALDGLRLLAALMVAAYHFGGRNGEISQAWGGSPAHQFPTAAPLFAYGCLGVQIFFVISGFVICLSGWGRTLRAFTASRVSRLYPAYWAAILLVTAVFALPWVAYKALPPSEVLTNLTMLQQPLGVDRVLGVCWTLWAEMRFYALFALCVVLPGATRGRVVLFCAGWTLAAALAQAAHQPFLDTVLMPEYAPFFIGGVGLYLLHRYGARDPIAWAIVLVSWLIGQHYAVAGLWHAPSADAFSYRSTAGIIAVVTLGFALVAAVALGKLRWANWRWLTVAGALTYPFYLVHEHLGWVVVRALHHGIGLPSYATLLLTVALMLLLAWVLHRFVERPLTPLLRRSIDPRR; via the coding sequence ATGACCACGCCCCCGCTGACGACCGGCGCGCCGCCCCCCGGCGCGCCGGATCTCGTCACCACCGCCCCGCAGGCCCCCATACGGGGGCGCAGCGCGGAGGTTCCCCCGGCCCGTGCGGCCGGGGGCGGACCGTCGCGACTGCGCGCCCTGGACGGGCTGCGGCTGCTCGCCGCGCTGATGGTCGCCGCGTACCACTTCGGGGGCCGCAACGGCGAGATATCGCAGGCCTGGGGCGGTTCACCCGCCCATCAATTCCCCACTGCCGCGCCCCTGTTCGCCTACGGCTGCCTGGGCGTGCAGATCTTCTTCGTGATCAGCGGCTTCGTCATCTGCCTCAGCGGCTGGGGGCGGACACTGCGCGCGTTCACCGCCTCCCGCGTCTCCCGCCTCTACCCGGCGTACTGGGCCGCGATCTTGCTGGTCACCGCGGTCTTCGCGCTCCCCTGGGTCGCCTACAAGGCACTGCCGCCCAGCGAGGTGCTGACCAACCTGACCATGCTGCAGCAGCCGTTGGGCGTGGACCGGGTGCTCGGGGTGTGCTGGACCCTCTGGGCGGAGATGCGCTTCTACGCCCTCTTCGCGCTCTGCGTCGTCCTGCCCGGTGCCACCCGCGGCCGGGTCGTGCTCTTCTGCGCGGGCTGGACCCTGGCGGCCGCGCTCGCGCAGGCCGCGCACCAGCCCTTCCTCGACACCGTGCTGATGCCCGAGTACGCCCCGTTCTTCATCGGCGGGGTGGGCCTGTACCTGCTGCACCGCTATGGCGCCCGCGATCCGATCGCCTGGGCGATCGTGCTGGTCAGCTGGCTGATCGGCCAGCATTACGCGGTCGCCGGACTGTGGCACGCCCCGTCGGCCGACGCGTTCTCCTACCGCTCGACGGCCGGCATCATCGCCGTCGTCACCCTCGGCTTCGCCCTGGTCGCGGCGGTCGCGCTGGGCAAGCTGCGGTGGGCGAACTGGCGCTGGCTGACCGTGGCCGGTGCGCTGACCTACCCGTTCTACCTCGTGCACGAGCATCTGGGCTGGGTCGTGGTGCGGGCGCTGCACCACGGCATCGGGCTGCCCTCGTACGCGACGCTGCTGCTGACCGTCGCACTGATGCTGCTGCTCGCATGGGTGCTGCACCGCTTCGTCGAGCGTCCGCTGACGCCTCTTCTGAGGCGGTCGATCGACCCGCGGCGCTGA
- a CDS encoding polysialyltransferase family glycosyltransferase gives MSTRPRTQIFLASTLYGAATLAAALDADCFAPADRRLLLLSNNATTPETSASLDTMPGFERLRGRFGRVLSWNETISPFHPGGWSPRADDVPLWERHLRLLWGLGDDHIELVVESIQVNPALALAQLFPDAPIDVYADGLMSYGPTRNKLDPLIGTRINRLLHLDLVPGLMPLLLTEFDVTAQTVPTDAFTKVLAELSDASGEVAVPEGGALLLGQYLSALGILTPEEEEELHVRMVRGAAERGHREIVFKPHPSAPARWSRLLEREAEKLDIALTVLDTPVLAEVLYQRMRPALVVGCFSTALLTAATFFGLPTARTGTGLLLERLTPYQNSNRVPVTIVDALVPDLGDRSERPRAFTTPESIEGLVTAVGYAMQHQIYPQLRPAAERYLAAHLDQVTWRYFKRRRLTALALPGAIPSQLSFLPRNPTVRKVARRARAVQRRLKKRTAFG, from the coding sequence ATGTCCACCCGACCGCGTACCCAGATCTTCCTGGCCTCCACGCTCTACGGTGCGGCGACGCTCGCCGCCGCGCTGGACGCCGACTGCTTTGCACCGGCCGACCGCCGTCTGCTGCTGCTCAGCAACAACGCCACGACCCCGGAGACCAGCGCGTCGCTGGACACCATGCCCGGCTTCGAGCGGCTGCGCGGCCGCTTCGGCCGGGTGCTGTCGTGGAACGAGACGATCAGCCCGTTCCACCCCGGCGGCTGGTCGCCGCGCGCGGACGACGTCCCGCTGTGGGAGCGGCATCTGCGGCTGCTCTGGGGCCTGGGCGACGACCACATCGAGCTGGTCGTGGAGTCCATCCAGGTCAACCCGGCACTGGCCCTCGCCCAGCTGTTCCCGGACGCGCCGATCGATGTCTACGCCGACGGCCTGATGAGCTACGGGCCCACCCGCAACAAGCTCGACCCGCTGATCGGCACCCGGATCAACCGGCTGCTGCACCTGGACCTGGTGCCGGGCCTGATGCCGCTGCTGCTCACCGAGTTCGACGTCACGGCGCAGACCGTGCCGACCGACGCCTTCACCAAGGTGCTGGCCGAACTCAGTGACGCCAGTGGCGAGGTGGCGGTCCCGGAGGGCGGCGCGCTGCTGCTCGGCCAGTACCTCTCCGCACTGGGCATCCTCACCCCCGAGGAGGAAGAGGAGCTGCATGTGCGGATGGTGCGCGGCGCCGCCGAGCGCGGCCACCGCGAGATCGTCTTCAAACCGCACCCGTCCGCGCCGGCCCGCTGGTCGCGGCTGCTGGAGCGGGAGGCCGAGAAGCTGGACATCGCGCTGACCGTGCTGGACACCCCGGTGCTGGCCGAAGTGCTCTACCAGCGGATGCGGCCCGCGCTGGTCGTCGGCTGCTTCTCCACCGCGCTGCTGACGGCGGCCACGTTCTTCGGCCTGCCGACCGCCCGCACCGGTACCGGCCTGCTGCTGGAACGCCTCACCCCGTACCAGAACAGCAACCGCGTCCCGGTCACGATCGTGGACGCGCTGGTGCCCGACCTGGGCGACCGCAGCGAGCGCCCGCGCGCCTTCACCACCCCCGAAAGCATCGAGGGCCTGGTCACCGCGGTCGGCTATGCGATGCAGCACCAGATCTATCCGCAGCTGCGGCCGGCCGCCGAGCGCTACCTCGCGGCGCACCTCGACCAGGTCACCTGGCGCTACTTCAAGCGTCGCCGGCTGACCGCGCTGGCGCTGCCCGGCGCGATCCCCTCCCAGCTCTCGTTCCTGCCGCGCAATCCCACCGTCCGCAAGGTCGCGCGCCGGGCGCGTGCGGTGCAGCGGCGGCTGAAGAAGCGGACCGCTTTCGGATGA
- a CDS encoding glycosyltransferase family 2 protein, whose amino-acid sequence MVKLSVIVPFYNVQTYAPDTLKSLAANAREDFEFLLVDDCSRDETPEILARAGRELPGARVLRHERNGGLATARNTGLDAARGEYLTFLDGDDWLAPGYYPQLLGAMEELGCDFVRTDHVQCTARARSVHRVPHGRRGVVMDPREVILPADRSTSVDYAFAWAGMYHRRLLDEGVLHFRDGLRTAEDRPWIWRLHREAKSMAVLGMLGVFYRRGVASSLTQIGDVRQLDFIRAFDQVIEETAQDRDADLLLPKAVRTYCAIISHHLGSIERFEPQVARKLRAMSAAALKRMPQDVLKEALDSMDVQRASRLRRLRRRPSPTAEVAA is encoded by the coding sequence GTGGTTAAGCTCTCCGTCATCGTGCCGTTCTACAACGTGCAGACATACGCGCCCGACACCCTGAAAAGCCTGGCGGCCAACGCCCGCGAAGATTTTGAATTCCTGCTCGTCGACGACTGTTCGCGCGACGAGACCCCGGAGATTCTCGCGCGCGCCGGGCGCGAGCTGCCGGGCGCCAGAGTGCTGCGGCACGAACGCAACGGCGGCCTGGCCACCGCCCGGAACACCGGCCTGGACGCGGCCCGCGGCGAGTACCTCACCTTCCTGGACGGTGACGACTGGCTCGCGCCCGGCTACTACCCTCAACTCCTCGGCGCCATGGAGGAGTTGGGATGTGACTTCGTCCGTACCGACCATGTCCAGTGCACCGCGCGGGCACGCAGCGTCCACCGCGTCCCGCACGGCCGGCGCGGGGTGGTGATGGACCCGCGCGAGGTGATCCTGCCCGCCGACCGCTCCACCTCCGTCGACTACGCCTTCGCCTGGGCCGGGATGTACCACCGCCGGCTGCTGGACGAGGGGGTACTGCATTTCCGGGACGGGCTGCGCACCGCGGAGGACCGCCCGTGGATCTGGCGGCTGCACCGTGAGGCGAAGTCCATGGCGGTGCTCGGGATGCTGGGTGTTTTCTACCGGCGCGGAGTGGCGTCCTCACTGACGCAGATCGGAGATGTGCGGCAATTGGACTTCATTCGCGCCTTCGATCAGGTGATCGAGGAAACGGCGCAGGACCGCGATGCGGATCTTCTGCTGCCGAAGGCGGTGCGCACCTATTGCGCGATCATTTCCCACCACCTGGGTTCGATCGAACGTTTCGAACCGCAGGTGGCCCGTAAATTGCGAGCGATGAGCGCCGCGGCCCTGAAACGCATGCCGCAGGACGTACTGAAGGAAGCCCTGGATTCGATGGATGTGCAGCGTGCGTCCCGGCTGCGGCGGCTGCGCCGTCGCCCCTCCCCCACGGCGGAGGTGGCCGCCTGA